The following are encoded together in the Hemicordylus capensis ecotype Gifberg chromosome 4, rHemCap1.1.pri, whole genome shotgun sequence genome:
- the LOC128322547 gene encoding uncharacterized protein LOC128322547 — translation MFPHGLAYLLWFVLLQDVFGFCGRPAWTTTVWEVTPQDLEQLKTEEQCNCLHNSVCQICHYFAGLKLSKGGLEILYACCKVALFMVAGLTIHYLLPKVKWTKDTKSCQVPTPAVSIASDAQYTQKMLYRLVANTSKMMKYVKHVAHRHKKELRYKKKMLELSKKKADEIDEDEQLFAICSQNESSTEDTVCMKMKMKQKLVPCDI, via the exons ATGTTTCCTCATGGCCTGGCTTATCTCTTATGGTTTGTCTTATTACAagatgtttttggtttttgtggaCGACCGGCTTGGACAACAACTGTCTGGGAAGTGACACCACAGGATCTGGAGCAACTGAAGACTGAAGAGCAATGTAACTGCCTTCATAACTCAGTGTGTCAAATATGCCACTACTTTGCTGGCCTGAAACTATCCAAAGGGGGCCTAGAAATTTTATATGCTTGTTGCAAAGTGGCACTCTTTATGGTTGCAGGTTTAACTATACACTACCTGTTACCAAAAGTGAAATGGACAAAAGACACAAAG TCCTGTCAGGTCCCAACACCTGCAGTTTCGATTGCTTCAGATGCACAATACACACAGAAGATGCTATACAGGTTGGTGGCGAACACATCCAAAATGATGAAGTATGTGAAGCATGTTGCCCACCGTCACAAAAAAGAGCTCAGATACAAAAAAAAGATGTTAGAATTAAGCAAGAAAAAAGCTGATGAAATTGATGAGGATGAACAGCTCTTTGCAATTTGTTCTCAAAACGAAAGCTCCACTGAAGATACCGTAtgcatgaaaatgaaaatgaaacaaaaacttGTTCCTTGCGATATCTAG